From a single Brassica rapa cultivar Chiifu-401-42 chromosome A01, CAAS_Brap_v3.01, whole genome shotgun sequence genomic region:
- the LOC103843647 gene encoding uncharacterized protein LOC103843647 isoform X4 — MRVMLKKVPAGDWLCEECKFAEQAEKQKRDKESKRKQESEANLNTQSSSKRPIDRPEAAPDAKRQAFEAPTGSPKKPVLPRLPTFSRETSFKRLEKTTRKLAHHSSFNSHSSDDTESTRSTDSQVQSPKACAGSLFKSKSFNSSSSRPKVRPVDDVMPKEGLSRKLGRSMSTRCIDVGSSGCNDSRVQGSKQLKDRSTEASGVDQKLISRGNSSSSYANSARDLKSLQSDGKEGSLTKKARHLSRNRLEDIVASVGDTHTNENSKDAVGSRRRSSLKDLSSQKIQTAEPAETSCSSGSNLSTTRNISEDVNKGNRLRAAVDAALRKKPSFGKNRGLEQSDLPSVSNVDSSCDRALQNFPSKVLRDWPVGLQGGQEIAVNRKQSTLAGADAMAAPQSLEPAVHLHSVKPVIRDLPVGLQRGHPNLNTDKQTIVVNRKQSTLAGTDAIAAPQSVEPVVHLHSVKPVMRDLPVGLQGGHPNLLTDKQAIAVNRKQSTLTGADAMAAPQSVEPAVHLHSVKPVIRDFPVGLQRGHPNLQTDKQTIAVNRKQFPLASADAMAASQSVEPTVHFHSVKPVMSDLPGVDPSVLSTTSAIPEPEYIWQGEMEVRKSRNLSAMHCGMQAYLSTLASPKVAEVVNQFPVKVTLNEVPRLSTWPSQFQDIGAKEGHVALFFFAKDIVSYERSYKPLVDNMIQKDLALKGSLEGVELLIFASNQLPRNCQRWNMFFFLWGVFRGKNKKCSDPLKNKPLPASNVLPNMGRVFSTREGFYNENPSNRESLQSCMKVGYSSPLIHTCHLSLVLYHTSSYTEENAKEGEAGGGDSGAVEETEEGEIGSCPQLKDEKISGPRRVNSSDVNHNVDMDDLNSEGLCEGPANKKLKTGTGVETECNIFRRDTSGPRPREEENVIKKNPVATERIVFPLDLNDGKEEDTVMVDNNPRALGDDKNKQRPLGMVPNLELALGEDETTTTTGVLLPFMAGPSASEKHRSSNSQKAEEENAASLSLSLSFSSLEKEQQQQQRQQQNQRRVSGWEQKKQNVNTPMFLFRDFPDKSS; from the exons ATGCGAGTAATGCTTAAAAAAGTTCCAGCGGGTGATTGGCTTTGTGAAGAATGCAAGTTTGCTGAGCAAGCAGAAAAGCAGAAGCGAGACAAAG AATCTAAGAGAAAGCAAGAAAGTGAGGCAAATTTGAATACACAGAGCTCCAGCAAAAGGCCCATAGATAGACCTGAGGCAGCTCCAGATGCTAAAAGACAAGCATTTGAGGCTCCAACAGGTTCACCAAAAAAACCTGTTCTCCCCAGGTTGCCCACTTTTTCCCGGGAAACATCATTTAAGCGCTTAGAGAAGACAACGAGAAAGCTAGCTCATCACTCATCTTTCAATAGCCACTCCAGTGATGACACAGAAAGCACACGATCCACTGACTCACAGGTCCAATCTCCTAAAG CTTGTGCAGGCTCCCTTTTTAAGTCCAAGTCGTTTAATTCTTCGAGCTCTAGACCAAAAGTGAGACCAGTGGATGATGTTATGCCTAAGGAGGGGCTTTCTAGAAAATTAGGTAGATCAATGTCAACTAGATGTATAGACGTAGGGAGCTCTGGTTGCAATGACTCAAGAGTACAAGGTTCAAAGCAACTGAAAGATCGGAGTACAGAAGCATCCGGAGTCGATCAGAAGCTAATCTCACGTGGCAATTCGTCCAGTTCCTATGCAAATAGTGCACGTGATTTGAAGAGTTTGCAGTCTGATGGTAAAGAAGGTAGCTTGACAAAGAAAGCCAGACATCTAAGTCGAAACCGCCTGGAAGATATAGTTGCTTCTG TGGGGGATACACATACGAATGAAAATAGCAAAGACGCTGTTGGTAGTCGCCGAAGGTCATCTTTAAAAGACCTGTCATCTCAAAAAATTCAGACAGCCGAACCTGCTGAGACTTCATGTTCCTCTGGAAGCAATCTCTCTACCACGCGAAACATTAGCGAGGATGTTAATAAAGGCAATAGGTTGCGAGCAGCGGTCGATGCTGCTCTCCGAAAAAAGCCTAGTTTCGGGAAGAACCGTGGTTTGGAGCAGTCTGATTTGCCGTCAGTGTCTAATGTGGATTCTAGTTGCGATAGGGCTCTTCAAAATTTTCCCTCGAAGGTGCTGAGAGATTGGCCTGTGGGATTGCAAGGAGGGCAGGAGATTGCAGTAAATAGAAAACAGTCTACACTCGCTGGTGCTGATGCAATGGCTGCTCCTCAATCTCTAGAGCCTGCAGTTCATTTACATTCGGTAAAGCCGGTCATTAGAGATTTGCCTGTGGGATTGCAAAGAGGGCATCCAAATTTAAATACCGACAAGCAGACGATTGTAGTAAATAGAAAACAGTCTACACTGGCTGGTACTGATGCAATTGCTGCTCCTCAATCTGTAGAGCCTGTAGTTCATTTACATTCTGTAAAGCCGGTCATGAGAGATCTGCCGGTGGGATTGCAAGGAGGGCATCCAAATTTACTGACAGACAAGCAGGCGATTGCAGTAAATAGAAAACAGTCTACACTCACTGGTGCTGATGCAATGGCTGCTCCTCAATCTGTTGAGCCTGCAGTTCATTTACATTCTGTAAAGCCGGTCATTAGAGATTTTCCTGTGGGTTTGCAAAGAGGGCATCCAAATTTACAGACAGACAAGCAGACGATTGCAGTAAATAGAAAGCAGTTTCCACTCGCTAGTGCTGATGCAATGGCTGCTTCTCAATCTGTAGAGCCTACGGTTCATTTTCATTCTGTAAAGCCTGTCATGAGTGATTTGCCTGGGGTTGACCCATCTGTTCTGTCGACAACCTCAGCCATCCCAGAGCCTGAATACATTTGGCA AGGGGAGATGGAGGTGCGGAAAAGCAGAAATCTATCGGCAATGCATTGTGGAATGCAAGCGTATCTATCAACATTAGCATCACCTAAGGTTGCTGAAGTGGTGAACCAGTTTCCAGTAAAAGTGACCTTGAATGAAGTACCCAGGCTAAGTACATGGCCTTCGCAGTTTCAAGATATAGGTGCTAAGGAAGGCCATGTGGCTCTTTTCTTCTTTGCCAAGGACATCGTGAG TTATGAGAGAAGTTACAAGCCCCTAGTAGATAACATGATCCAGAAAGATTTAGCTCTAAAAGGAAGCCTCGAGGGTGTTGAGCTTTTGATTTTTGCCTCCAATCAGCTTCCTCGGAACTGTCAGC GTTGGAACATGTTCTTTTTCCTTTGGGGTGTATTTCGAGGAAAAAACAAGAAATGTTCTGATCCACTCAAGAACAAACCTCTTCCGGCGTCTAATGTTTTGCCAAATATGGGGAGAGTGTTTTCTACACGTGAGGGCTTTTACAATGAAAATCCAAGCAACAGAGAGTCCTTGCAATCGTGCATGAAGGTTGGTTATTCTAGTCCTCTAATTCACACCTGCCATCTGTCTCTCGTTCTCTATCACACCTCTAGTTATACG GAGGAGAATGCTAAAGAGGGTGAAGCGGGCGGTGGAGATAGTGGAGCGGTGGAAGAAACTGAGGAAGGAGAGATAGGTTCTTGCCCACAGTTGAAGGATGAGAAGATTTCAG GGCCTAGGAGAGTAAATTCATCTGACGTGAACCATAATGTGGACATGGATGATCTGAATAGTGAAGGGTTGTGTGAAGGACCAGCGAATAAAAAGCTGAAGACAGGCACAGGAGTAGAAACCGAATGTAACATATTTAGGAGGGATACATCTGGTCCCCGTCCCCGTGAGGAGGAAAATGTGATCAAGAAGAACCCAGTTGCAACGGAAAGGATCGTGTTCCCTTTGGATTTGAATGATGGAAAGGAAGAGGATACTGTAATGGTAGACAATAATCCAAGAGCACTAGGCGATGACAAGAACAAACAAAGACCACTCGGTATGGTCCCAAATCTTGAGCTGGCTCTAGGAGAGGATGAAACTACTACAACCACAGGAGTCCTTTTGCCCTTCATGGCTGGACCTAGCGCCAGTGAAAAACATAGAAGTAGCAATAGCCAGAAGGCAGAAGAAGAGAATGCAGCTTCTCTCTCACTATCCTTGTCCTTCTCATCCTTGGAGaaggaacaacaacaacaacaaagacaaCAGCAGAATCAGAGACGAGTATCTGGATGGGAACAAAAGAAGCAGAATGTGAATACTCCTATGTTTCTCTTCAGAGACTTCCCTGACAAATCCTCATAG